The Kocuria sp. TGY1127_2 genome includes a window with the following:
- a CDS encoding ABC transporter permease translates to MTSRRRRLNAGGLRKGASKVLKFSIVLPLFMTIMFPLVYGFSMHSPSPHGLKVAVIGSDAKTEQMATKLNATAGASYEVSAVGSVDEAKEQIQSLQIRAAWDPQTNTEYVATMGASTAAQFAEAYFTKAAPQVLTQSGQYDSPKDVPEPTVQDLVPPPPNDGMGTSLMFMGLPVLLASFMAAVGLRSNLAKLSAKVSISIMGIMALFIATVPMFIAYAIHGAFTEHGLPVYCLLAFMSFTVMLFHTGGLRLIGLYMALPTMFLLVLLGIPASGAGMAIELVPPVFQGLHKILPTPALMEALRRILYFPNAPLSSYIITLMFWFFLALILLAVSFLKKPRPSDPDALDFEQKSDSEIPAGVSRHVSRGYSSPGFRYYFGSRRSVSEEQMQNRRGLIHAFKLPVIVLIALPLMYIGLVHAPSPNHMKLDVVVADQSSEALAQTMKQLPTDQYEVNTVHDADEARQDVKENKARAAFVPASAAGDVSERNDPASSVLYVATGNGMQAETTVKKLFGTLANGQQMQQVDLAPTSDNDKFGMSMMYLGMGGIVGSNLAGMMIGLVGRGWHWFRRVAWVIGVAAANTFLQYVISVHVVHFLDPGAPWTVWGILFLTSLTIQFFTLGGALFLRNSVMLISLPLFIMCGVPSSGLLLPLDMAPPIYTVLNHVVPSSAALGAIRLQVYLPDASIRGDIILELVWLVIGVLLYTGGHLYVQHLKRKNAAVELAEAQQYEDEDPGDFEGRVLTGTENPETRQLRAVRAGHRRPSGGRGSD, encoded by the coding sequence ATGACATCCCGACGCAGACGCCTCAACGCAGGCGGATTGAGAAAAGGTGCCTCCAAGGTCCTGAAGTTCTCGATTGTCCTGCCGTTGTTCATGACCATCATGTTTCCGCTGGTCTACGGGTTCAGCATGCATTCGCCGTCCCCGCACGGTCTCAAAGTCGCGGTCATTGGTTCGGATGCGAAGACAGAACAGATGGCGACCAAGCTCAATGCGACCGCGGGGGCCTCCTACGAGGTCTCAGCGGTCGGCTCGGTGGATGAGGCCAAGGAGCAGATCCAGTCCCTTCAGATCCGCGCCGCGTGGGATCCGCAGACCAATACCGAGTACGTCGCCACCATGGGCGCATCCACTGCCGCTCAATTCGCGGAAGCGTATTTCACCAAGGCGGCGCCGCAGGTTCTGACACAGTCGGGCCAATATGACAGCCCCAAGGATGTTCCGGAGCCCACGGTCCAGGACCTGGTCCCACCTCCGCCGAATGACGGGATGGGGACATCGTTGATGTTCATGGGCCTCCCAGTCCTTTTGGCGAGCTTCATGGCGGCAGTCGGGCTGAGAAGCAACCTGGCCAAGCTCAGCGCCAAGGTTTCGATCTCGATCATGGGGATCATGGCGTTGTTCATCGCTACGGTTCCGATGTTCATCGCTTACGCAATTCATGGGGCATTCACCGAGCATGGGCTCCCGGTATACTGCTTGCTCGCGTTCATGTCCTTCACGGTCATGCTCTTCCACACCGGCGGGCTCAGACTCATCGGGCTGTACATGGCCCTGCCGACGATGTTCCTCTTGGTGCTTCTCGGGATACCCGCCTCCGGCGCGGGTATGGCTATCGAGCTGGTTCCACCAGTATTTCAGGGGTTGCACAAGATCCTGCCCACTCCTGCACTGATGGAAGCCTTACGGCGGATTCTCTACTTCCCGAATGCGCCGTTGAGCAGTTACATCATCACGTTGATGTTCTGGTTCTTCCTCGCGCTGATTCTGCTGGCGGTCTCTTTCCTGAAAAAGCCCCGGCCGTCGGACCCGGACGCTCTCGACTTCGAGCAGAAGAGCGACAGCGAGATTCCGGCAGGGGTTTCCCGCCACGTCAGCCGCGGCTATTCTTCACCAGGATTCCGTTACTACTTCGGTAGCCGTCGTTCGGTCAGCGAAGAGCAGATGCAGAACCGCCGAGGACTGATCCATGCGTTCAAGCTGCCCGTCATCGTTCTGATAGCTCTGCCTCTCATGTATATCGGTTTGGTGCACGCACCCTCGCCGAATCATATGAAGCTCGACGTCGTCGTGGCCGACCAGTCATCCGAAGCGCTGGCCCAAACCATGAAGCAGCTGCCAACTGATCAGTACGAGGTCAATACGGTCCACGACGCCGACGAGGCGCGTCAGGACGTCAAGGAGAACAAAGCCCGCGCGGCATTCGTGCCCGCTTCGGCAGCAGGGGATGTTTCAGAACGGAACGATCCTGCCTCGTCGGTGTTGTATGTGGCCACCGGAAACGGTATGCAAGCTGAGACAACCGTCAAAAAACTCTTCGGAACTCTCGCCAACGGTCAGCAGATGCAACAGGTGGACTTGGCCCCGACGAGCGATAACGACAAATTCGGCATGTCGATGATGTACCTCGGAATGGGCGGAATAGTCGGTTCCAACTTGGCCGGAATGATGATCGGGCTGGTCGGGCGCGGGTGGCACTGGTTCAGGCGCGTCGCGTGGGTCATCGGCGTGGCCGCGGCGAACACGTTCCTGCAATACGTGATCTCGGTGCACGTGGTTCATTTCCTGGATCCTGGTGCACCGTGGACCGTTTGGGGAATACTGTTCCTGACCTCGCTGACCATCCAGTTCTTCACGCTCGGTGGGGCGCTTTTCCTTCGAAATTCCGTGATGCTGATATCGCTGCCGCTGTTCATCATGTGTGGCGTGCCCAGCTCCGGCCTGCTCCTGCCCTTGGATATGGCCCCACCGATCTACACGGTGCTCAATCATGTGGTGCCCAGTTCCGCTGCTCTCGGCGCGATCCGTCTCCAGGTGTATCTGCCGGACGCCTCGATCAGGGGCGACATCATCTTGGAGCTTGTCTGGCTCGTCATCGGGGTACTGCTCTACACCGGGGGACACCTGTACGTGCAGCACTTGAAACGGAAGAACGCCGCGGTAGAGCTGGCCGAAGCGCAACAATATGAGGATGAGGACCCCGGCGATTTCGAAGGGAGGGTCCTTACCGGAACCGAGAATCCGGAGACGCGTCAGTTGCGCGCGGTCCGGGCCGGCCACCGTCGGCCCTCGGGCGGTCGGGGGAGCGACTAG
- a CDS encoding FUSC family protein gives MTNGHLREIISFAPSTSDHIPAMRIAASVAVPLVVLLLVGRVDLTIYASFGAFTSLYARQEPFWDRFRHQCEAAALLIGSIAVGLALASIQPGPWVVIVVCALVGGLCAMACLILTLRPPGGLFFIFASGAVGSMPTTPPVLLALLAAVGAAMWSILAGMAGTFLGEGRRGPVAPVPTHHGQTTPQVFRRGLLFFCAAAIAGILGELSGLTHAYWAMVAAVAPIAAPSVTARLHKCVQRIIGTFGGILITAFLLSTGLQQWHMAVYVVVFQFLAEAFVMRNYAFAMLFVTPLALMMVQMGHPASPTEILTARMAETAIGAAVGFVLILVTRTPAERAADTQAMPILRSSQRKKKVS, from the coding sequence GTGACCAACGGCCATTTGCGCGAGATCATTTCGTTCGCCCCCTCGACCTCGGATCACATTCCGGCGATGCGAATTGCAGCAAGCGTGGCTGTTCCACTGGTGGTACTGCTTCTCGTAGGGCGTGTCGATCTCACGATTTACGCGTCATTCGGTGCGTTCACTTCGCTCTACGCGCGTCAGGAACCCTTCTGGGATCGTTTCCGCCACCAATGCGAGGCCGCGGCCCTGCTGATCGGGTCGATTGCCGTCGGCCTTGCGCTCGCCTCTATACAACCTGGCCCATGGGTCGTGATTGTGGTTTGTGCGTTGGTCGGCGGCTTGTGCGCCATGGCGTGCTTGATCCTCACCCTGCGGCCGCCCGGAGGGTTGTTCTTCATCTTCGCTTCGGGCGCAGTGGGTTCGATGCCGACGACGCCGCCCGTGCTTTTGGCACTTCTCGCCGCGGTCGGCGCGGCGATGTGGTCCATTCTCGCCGGCATGGCCGGTACTTTCCTGGGCGAAGGACGTCGAGGGCCCGTGGCCCCCGTTCCCACGCACCACGGCCAGACCACGCCGCAGGTTTTCCGGCGTGGCCTGCTCTTTTTCTGCGCTGCAGCCATCGCGGGGATCCTGGGGGAACTCTCGGGGCTGACCCACGCATATTGGGCGATGGTTGCCGCAGTGGCACCCATCGCTGCCCCGAGCGTGACGGCCCGTTTGCACAAATGCGTCCAGCGCATCATCGGGACGTTCGGCGGCATCCTGATCACGGCCTTCCTGCTGTCGACGGGACTGCAGCAATGGCATATGGCCGTGTATGTGGTGGTTTTCCAGTTCCTGGCCGAGGCGTTTGTCATGAGGAATTATGCGTTTGCGATGCTTTTCGTGACGCCTTTGGCTCTCATGATGGTTCAAATGGGCCACCCTGCCTCGCCCACGGAAATCCTGACCGCGCGCATGGCAGAAACCGCCATCGGCGCGGCCGTCGGATTCGTTCTCATCCTGGTCACTCGCACTCCGGCCGAGCGCGCTGCTGACACGCAGGCCATGCCGATTCTCCGTAGTAGCCAACGCAAGAAGAAGGTCTCATGA
- the cls gene encoding cardiolipin synthase: MNYSLLNVPGLPPWVDTTLVVIDLLIRVVALCWIPYNRKPSVALGWLMAIFLIPYVGIVAFLIIGSTYLPRGRRERQTHMNEIIREQIGDQPILGDTSGLREPDLSSAKLNYKLGSLPMAGGNRLEFLRDNHESMRLMADAVDQAKEYVHFEFYIVAYDETSAPLLDSLFRAHRRGVKVHILVDQLGSAGYPGYSKLVKMLDDSGISWRRSLPIRPWRGEYQRPDLRNHRKILVIDGDIAFSGSQNIINRSYNKRANLRKGLAWKDLMLRLEGPMVDELNALFISDWYSETGDLLLDEVDQELPAVDSGVRAQVVPSGPGFETENNLRLINHLIYNAERRIVICSPYFVPDDSLKMGLTTAAQSGIEIHLIVCEKGDQFFPHFGQRSYYEALLESGINIHLYPAPTVLHSKFMIIDDDVAFIGSSNMDQRSFALNLEVSLLILDKEVTAELQEIADDYLETSFGIDYDEWKKRPLRMKALENVCRLTSGLL, from the coding sequence GTGAATTACTCGCTCCTGAACGTCCCCGGTTTGCCGCCCTGGGTCGATACAACGCTGGTGGTCATCGATTTGTTGATCCGCGTTGTTGCCCTGTGCTGGATCCCGTACAATCGAAAGCCGTCCGTGGCGCTGGGATGGCTCATGGCAATTTTCCTCATCCCTTACGTAGGAATTGTGGCGTTCTTGATCATCGGGTCAACGTATCTGCCTCGTGGACGACGTGAACGCCAAACCCACATGAATGAGATCATTCGTGAGCAAATCGGTGACCAACCTATCTTGGGAGACACCTCGGGGTTGCGGGAACCGGATTTGTCCTCCGCTAAGCTGAACTACAAACTCGGCTCTCTGCCGATGGCAGGCGGCAATCGCCTGGAGTTTCTTCGTGACAACCACGAGTCCATGCGCCTGATGGCCGATGCCGTCGACCAGGCCAAGGAATACGTTCATTTCGAGTTTTACATCGTCGCGTACGACGAAACGAGCGCGCCCCTTTTGGACTCTCTATTCCGTGCGCATCGCCGCGGGGTCAAGGTACACATTCTAGTGGACCAGCTCGGCTCTGCGGGCTACCCGGGCTACAGCAAGCTGGTGAAAATGCTGGACGATTCGGGCATCTCTTGGCGTAGGTCCCTGCCCATTCGTCCGTGGCGCGGCGAATATCAACGACCTGATCTGCGGAACCACCGCAAGATCCTGGTCATCGACGGGGATATTGCGTTCTCCGGCTCGCAGAACATCATCAACCGGTCCTACAACAAGCGTGCCAATCTCCGGAAGGGCCTGGCCTGGAAGGACCTGATGCTCCGCCTTGAGGGCCCCATGGTCGACGAGCTCAACGCGCTCTTCATCTCCGACTGGTATTCCGAGACGGGCGACCTCCTGCTCGATGAGGTGGACCAGGAGTTGCCGGCCGTGGATTCCGGGGTCCGGGCCCAGGTGGTTCCTTCGGGGCCCGGGTTTGAAACCGAAAACAATCTGCGCCTCATCAATCATTTGATCTACAACGCGGAACGCCGGATCGTCATCTGCAGCCCCTATTTTGTGCCGGACGACTCCCTCAAAATGGGGCTCACAACTGCCGCACAGTCCGGCATCGAGATCCACCTGATCGTGTGCGAGAAAGGTGATCAGTTCTTCCCGCACTTCGGCCAGCGGTCTTATTACGAGGCCCTCTTGGAGAGTGGAATCAACATTCACCTCTACCCGGCGCCCACCGTCCTGCATTCGAAATTCATGATTATCGACGACGACGTCGCCTTTATCGGTTCGTCGAATATGGACCAGCGGTCATTTGCCCTGAACCTTGAGGTATCGCTGTTGATCCTGGACAAGGAGGTCACGGCGGAGCTCCAGGAGATCGCGGATGACTACCTCGAGACCAGCTTCGGGATCGACTACGACGAATGGAAGAAGCGGCCGCTGCGCATGAAGGCGTTGGAGAACGTGTGCCGTTTGACTTCGGGTCTTCTGTAG
- the asnB gene encoding asparagine synthase (glutamine-hydrolyzing) yields the protein MCGIVGIFHDAKDINLQLATEAEGALDRLAHRGPDDKGVRQVGRKAWLGHRRLSIVDLEMGHQPLGGTRGSGDWSLVCNGEIYNHKELRGEMPEAFDSLSDSAAALAVLRTFGPGELGRLRGMWALCAATEDGRFVAARDAVGIKPLYWARTEMGVHFASELRAFAPDVQPAAEIFPPGFWWTPEDGLQRFAYAVPTREEEAKRSEASPAALEKATFDVVSDSVRRHLMADVDVGVFLSGGLDSGLVAAVAAEEYARQGRHLKTFAVGTEGSPDLLAARETAAFLGTEHHEALLAESEVREILGVVVGSIESFDASLVRSAVPNWFLSQLASQHVKAVLTGEGADELFAGYGYYHEEFDDPDDLDGELRRTIESLHGLNLQRCDRITMAHGLEARVPFLDREVIEHSMSLPTWVKALEADGMEKGHLRRAFDGWLPDHLLWRRKEQFGAGSGAQDLLDTVGSDIADDDFMAEVNREGAPQIRSKEELGYYRIFRAVLPGVRPDAVLTRFATA from the coding sequence ATGTGCGGAATCGTAGGCATCTTCCATGATGCAAAAGACATCAATCTTCAGCTCGCCACAGAAGCCGAGGGGGCCCTCGACCGGTTGGCGCACCGAGGTCCCGATGACAAAGGTGTTCGACAAGTCGGTCGCAAAGCCTGGCTCGGTCACCGTCGCCTTTCGATCGTCGACCTGGAGATGGGGCACCAGCCCCTCGGTGGCACTCGCGGGAGTGGCGACTGGTCGCTGGTGTGCAATGGTGAGATCTACAATCACAAAGAATTGCGCGGGGAGATGCCCGAAGCATTCGATTCCCTTTCCGATTCCGCTGCGGCGCTCGCTGTCTTGAGAACCTTTGGTCCCGGAGAGCTGGGGCGGCTACGTGGAATGTGGGCCCTGTGCGCAGCGACCGAGGACGGACGCTTCGTGGCCGCCCGCGACGCCGTTGGAATCAAACCGCTCTACTGGGCGCGCACCGAAATGGGCGTGCACTTCGCTTCAGAACTCCGAGCCTTCGCCCCTGACGTCCAACCGGCCGCCGAGATCTTCCCGCCAGGTTTCTGGTGGACGCCGGAGGACGGCCTACAACGTTTCGCGTACGCGGTCCCCACTAGAGAAGAGGAAGCGAAACGGAGTGAAGCATCGCCTGCGGCTTTGGAGAAGGCCACTTTCGACGTCGTCTCCGATTCCGTACGCCGACATCTGATGGCCGATGTCGATGTCGGCGTCTTCCTGTCCGGTGGCCTCGACTCCGGGTTGGTCGCCGCGGTGGCCGCCGAAGAGTATGCGCGGCAAGGGCGCCACCTCAAGACTTTCGCGGTGGGAACCGAAGGATCGCCGGATCTGTTGGCCGCCCGTGAGACCGCGGCGTTCTTGGGTACCGAGCACCACGAGGCTCTCCTCGCTGAAAGTGAAGTCCGTGAGATTCTCGGCGTCGTTGTCGGGTCCATCGAGTCATTCGATGCGAGTCTTGTCCGCAGCGCCGTGCCCAATTGGTTTTTGTCCCAACTGGCCTCCCAGCACGTCAAGGCGGTTCTCACCGGAGAAGGCGCGGACGAGTTGTTTGCGGGCTACGGCTACTACCATGAAGAATTCGATGATCCCGATGACCTTGATGGGGAGCTGCGACGCACGATCGAGAGCCTTCACGGTTTGAACCTGCAGCGGTGCGATCGCATCACGATGGCCCACGGATTGGAGGCTCGTGTGCCGTTCCTGGACCGGGAGGTCATCGAGCACTCGATGTCACTTCCGACATGGGTAAAAGCCCTCGAGGCGGACGGGATGGAGAAAGGCCACCTTCGCCGCGCCTTCGACGGTTGGCTCCCGGATCACTTGTTATGGCGGCGCAAAGAGCAATTCGGCGCAGGAAGCGGCGCACAGGACCTCCTCGACACCGTGGGTTCTGATATCGCCGACGATGATTTCATGGCCGAGGTGAACCGTGAAGGTGCCCCACAGATCCGGAGCAAGGAGGAGCTGGGGTACTACAGGATTTTCCGGGCTGTGTTGCCCGGTGTGCGGCCCGATGCCGTTCTCACCCGCTTCGCGACTGCCTGA
- a CDS encoding IclR family transcriptional regulator, whose amino-acid sequence MASENLSSVHRALDVLRVLGHGPMGVQDVASAVGREKTQVSRTLKVLAQEGFVERDARSLRYSLGWQVLALATSASEDRLQREAPGVLRALVRRAGEPAYLTVLSGQGAMTLLTERTSRGIQANEWVGRTSPLSCTSAGRALMFGLDEPHVRSLLEGSGAPLPGTAASPRDVSAVLLRLRSERGKGYSVAVEESEPGLVAVAAPVYDHRGEVVAAVNVSAPAFRMPPEVIPQAADSVISAADELSSLIGGAPAAENRS is encoded by the coding sequence ATGGCGAGCGAGAATTTGAGCAGCGTGCACCGTGCACTTGATGTCCTGCGCGTTCTGGGACATGGCCCTATGGGTGTTCAAGACGTGGCTTCCGCGGTAGGGCGGGAGAAAACCCAGGTCTCCCGGACGTTGAAGGTCCTGGCTCAAGAGGGCTTCGTCGAAAGGGACGCCCGTAGTCTGCGCTACAGTCTCGGGTGGCAGGTACTGGCCCTGGCGACCTCGGCGTCCGAAGACCGACTTCAGAGAGAAGCCCCCGGCGTTCTGCGAGCCCTCGTGCGCAGAGCCGGAGAGCCCGCCTACTTGACCGTGCTTTCAGGCCAAGGTGCGATGACGCTCCTGACCGAGCGCACCTCCCGCGGGATCCAGGCGAATGAGTGGGTCGGTCGCACGTCGCCGCTCAGTTGCACTTCCGCAGGTCGCGCCCTGATGTTCGGACTCGACGAGCCTCATGTCCGGTCGCTCCTGGAAGGATCCGGCGCCCCGCTTCCGGGCACCGCCGCGTCACCCCGTGACGTCTCGGCCGTACTACTACGCCTGCGCAGTGAACGCGGGAAAGGATATTCGGTAGCCGTAGAGGAATCCGAACCAGGGCTCGTCGCGGTTGCGGCCCCGGTGTACGACCATCGAGGCGAAGTCGTCGCGGCCGTCAATGTGTCCGCACCCGCATTCCGCATGCCACCAGAGGTCATCCCCCAGGCCGCCGATTCGGTGATTTCCGCGGCTGACGAGCTCTCATCTTTGATCGGCGGGGCACCAGCAGCCGAAAATCGCTCCTAG
- a CDS encoding PepSY domain-containing protein, with the protein MRRKIAAGVSIVFALALAGCGADDASDDQGSSSSTSANASASSGSKDDLATKKFPVSWKDALKTAQGKFDGDVSKIELEPNPSGKYEYKIELLSDQQKYAIQIDAESGDTVSEKTDDLDQEDIGTERESDKIDVSNVMSLEDAMKKAKAVHDGPINKWKLEGKERGPQYEFDIDKSDGSGDNEVQIDAHTGETIPDS; encoded by the coding sequence ATGCGACGGAAAATTGCGGCCGGAGTGTCGATTGTATTTGCACTTGCGTTAGCCGGTTGCGGAGCCGACGATGCCTCAGACGACCAGGGTTCATCGTCGTCTACCTCGGCCAATGCCAGCGCATCGAGTGGTTCAAAAGATGACCTCGCGACCAAGAAGTTCCCAGTCAGCTGGAAGGATGCCCTGAAGACGGCACAGGGCAAGTTCGACGGCGACGTCAGCAAAATCGAGTTGGAACCGAACCCCTCCGGCAAGTACGAGTACAAGATCGAGCTACTCTCTGATCAGCAAAAATATGCAATCCAGATTGATGCCGAGTCGGGTGACACCGTCAGTGAGAAAACCGATGACCTTGATCAAGAAGATATCGGAACAGAACGCGAATCGGACAAGATCGACGTGTCTAACGTCATGTCATTGGAAGATGCAATGAAGAAAGCCAAGGCCGTTCACGACGGTCCCATCAACAAATGGAAGCTTGAAGGAAAGGAACGCGGGCCCCAGTACGAGTTCGACATTGACAAGTCGGACGGGTCGGGTGATAACGAAGTCCAGATCGACGCCCACACCGGCGAAACCATCCCGGACAGCTGA
- the mgtE gene encoding magnesium transporter, producing MNTPQTTEVANIVADIQPLIQSKNFVAIVDAVAPLTPEQVASLLERLSVNHLAIVYRLLPKEKALEVFERLTPKMQSDLIDGLQDSEVSAIFADLDPDDRVWLLDELPAALAPRLLHGLSAKDRELTSGVLGYPKGSVGRRMSPEYVSTHPGHTVAQALERVNHHLADAETVYTLPVLDGSRRVVGVVSLRDLMRSESHLKISELMHQAKTTSAYQSAEEAARRSTNLGLLALPIVDKEGRLVGILTIDDAVRILEHEETEDSARQGGVEPLGRPYFATPIRALVKSRIVWLFVLAIGATLTVQVQSHFEATLEQVTLLALFVPLLIGTGGNTGNQAATTVTRALALGDVQPRDLFKVLLRELGVGFSLGATLGALGGLLTALLYEPRIGIVIGLTLVAVCSLAATVGGVMPMIARALRVDPAVFSNPFISTFVDATGLIVYFLIARAVLQI from the coding sequence ATGAACACTCCTCAGACCACTGAAGTGGCCAACATTGTGGCGGACATTCAGCCGCTGATCCAGTCCAAAAACTTCGTCGCGATCGTCGACGCCGTGGCTCCTCTGACTCCCGAACAGGTCGCTTCCCTCCTGGAACGGTTGTCGGTCAATCACCTAGCGATCGTGTACCGCTTGTTGCCCAAGGAGAAAGCCTTGGAAGTCTTCGAGCGGCTCACACCCAAGATGCAAAGCGACCTCATCGACGGCCTGCAGGATTCGGAAGTCTCAGCAATCTTTGCGGATCTCGATCCCGACGACCGTGTATGGCTCCTCGATGAGCTGCCCGCAGCACTCGCTCCTCGACTCCTTCACGGGCTCTCTGCCAAAGACCGCGAACTGACCTCGGGAGTACTCGGGTACCCGAAAGGGTCCGTTGGCCGACGCATGAGCCCGGAGTACGTGTCTACGCATCCTGGCCATACGGTGGCCCAGGCCCTGGAGCGGGTGAACCATCACCTCGCGGACGCCGAAACCGTGTACACCCTTCCGGTATTGGACGGAAGCCGCCGCGTCGTCGGCGTGGTGAGCCTACGAGATCTCATGCGTTCGGAATCGCATCTGAAGATTTCCGAGCTGATGCACCAGGCCAAAACCACCTCGGCTTACCAGTCGGCAGAAGAGGCCGCCCGCCGCAGTACCAACCTGGGACTTCTCGCCCTTCCCATCGTGGACAAAGAAGGTCGGCTCGTCGGTATTCTGACCATCGACGACGCTGTCCGCATCCTCGAACACGAAGAGACGGAAGACTCGGCCCGGCAAGGCGGCGTCGAGCCCCTGGGGCGTCCGTACTTCGCGACCCCGATCCGCGCTCTCGTGAAATCTCGCATCGTGTGGCTTTTTGTCCTCGCCATCGGCGCAACTCTGACCGTACAGGTTCAGTCCCATTTCGAAGCGACCCTCGAGCAGGTAACGCTGCTCGCGTTGTTCGTACCGTTGCTGATCGGCACCGGCGGAAATACCGGAAATCAGGCCGCGACCACCGTGACCCGAGCGCTGGCACTGGGCGACGTCCAGCCGCGTGACCTCTTCAAAGTCCTACTCCGTGAGCTGGGTGTGGGTTTCTCACTCGGCGCGACGCTGGGCGCTCTGGGAGGACTGCTGACCGCGCTGCTGTACGAACCGCGCATCGGAATAGTCATTGGGCTGACGCTCGTGGCCGTGTGCTCCTTGGCCGCGACGGTCGGAGGAGTCATGCCCATGATTGCGCGTGCGCTTCGAGTGGACCCCGCGGTCTTCTCGAACCCATTCATCAGCACCTTCGTGGACGCCACCGGGCTGATCGTGTACTTCCTGATCGCCCGGGCCGTCCTCCAGATATAG
- a CDS encoding sulfatase-like hydrolase/transferase, whose translation MSSRFLDVSRRVGVVTGGILVYVLIWLGLTLLIAGLGIRFFWGKISVGQMLLNLVSVQTDGGGGAIVWMGILGIGVAPVLITVGIAVWRHFRLRKLRRNGGDKTKRRRPWVRRSISTVLVLALTVGGGSAFATTVGMSDYIKSANSKYDMGDYYAEPEVTDDSKKNNLVTIYLESGEQTLTDDQLFEKDAFKSLEGATQESEGWQSVDGLQQYEGGGWTMAGLTSTQCGIPLKGPGIGEGSGSIGKSEESQASYLGGVNCAGNVLADHGYKNVFMGGANGSFASKDTFLGSHGYSEEKDLNDWRAAGEPEKNFRSDWGLSDERLMAHAKDEIDQLHAESEQTGQPFNLSMLTLDTHEPVHIFDYCNVDTNSDVTSVYACSMDQVTGFVDYMKEKGYLDDTSVVIMGDHLKHMSAGDAFHEQLDNNPNRSIFNRIWVPGENKNRNLRAPVDQLNMYPTILEAAGLQLKDHQAGLGVSAFTSQIPEGSAQALDPDAYRELLDSRSKDFYSKAWSG comes from the coding sequence ATGTCCAGTCGGTTTCTTGATGTGAGCCGACGAGTCGGCGTAGTCACCGGGGGCATCCTCGTTTACGTGCTGATTTGGCTGGGCCTCACGCTCCTCATCGCAGGACTTGGTATTCGTTTCTTCTGGGGCAAGATCTCCGTGGGGCAGATGCTCCTGAACCTCGTGTCGGTTCAAACCGACGGCGGTGGCGGAGCCATTGTCTGGATGGGCATCCTCGGTATCGGAGTTGCCCCGGTCCTCATTACCGTCGGTATCGCTGTCTGGCGGCATTTCCGATTGCGCAAGCTGCGGCGCAACGGTGGGGACAAGACGAAGCGGCGCCGTCCGTGGGTCAGGCGCTCGATCTCAACCGTTCTGGTCCTCGCTTTGACCGTTGGCGGCGGTTCGGCATTTGCCACCACGGTCGGCATGAGCGACTACATCAAGTCCGCCAATTCCAAGTACGACATGGGCGACTACTACGCCGAGCCGGAAGTCACCGACGATTCGAAAAAGAACAACTTGGTGACCATTTACCTTGAGTCAGGTGAGCAGACCCTGACCGACGATCAGCTCTTCGAGAAGGATGCTTTCAAATCTCTCGAAGGCGCTACCCAAGAGTCCGAAGGTTGGCAGAGCGTCGACGGGTTGCAGCAGTACGAGGGCGGAGGCTGGACCATGGCGGGGCTGACGTCCACGCAGTGCGGAATTCCGCTCAAGGGGCCGGGCATCGGTGAGGGCAGCGGATCCATCGGGAAGTCAGAGGAGTCGCAGGCTTCGTACCTGGGCGGTGTCAACTGCGCAGGCAATGTCCTCGCGGACCACGGCTACAAGAACGTCTTCATGGGCGGGGCCAATGGGTCCTTTGCTTCCAAAGACACCTTCCTGGGCAGCCACGGCTACTCCGAGGAGAAGGACCTCAACGACTGGCGCGCCGCTGGTGAGCCGGAGAAGAACTTCCGGAGCGACTGGGGTTTGAGCGACGAGCGTCTGATGGCTCATGCCAAGGACGAGATCGATCAGCTCCACGCCGAGTCGGAACAGACCGGACAACCCTTCAACCTGTCCATGCTGACCTTGGATACGCACGAGCCGGTGCACATCTTCGACTACTGCAATGTGGACACGAACAGCGACGTCACGTCCGTTTACGCCTGTTCCATGGACCAGGTCACCGGATTCGTGGACTACATGAAGGAAAAGGGCTACCTCGATGACACGTCGGTTGTGATCATGGGTGACCACCTGAAGCACATGAGCGCGGGCGACGCGTTCCACGAGCAGTTGGACAACAACCCCAATCGTTCGATCTTCAACCGCATTTGGGTTCCGGGAGAAAACAAGAACCGAAATCTTCGCGCCCCCGTGGACCAATTGAACATGTACCCCACGATCTTGGAAGCCGCGGGTCTCCAGCTCAAAGACCATCAGGCGGGACTAGGAGTGTCAGCTTTCACCTCGCAGATCCCTGAAGGCTCTGCCCAAGCCTTGGATCCGGACGCATACCGCGAACTTCTGGATTCCCGGTCCAAGGACTTCTATTCCAAGGCCTGGTCAGGCTAG